The DNA sequence tatataaccaccatatttaccttcttttcataaaaaatcattctccaagggagaagatatttgagaaggtattacactttataattttttaatgcttttgtactattattttattttttttaaatgatatacctttctatataccttttaTCCTTAGagttgattgatttttagaAAGGTATATTGCACTTTTTGACAATGTATAAACATGATATACCATTTTCATTTACCTTCCCCCCTTGGAGTTGCTCTTAGACCACGTTTATCGGTACTGCATGGTCGACCGCCACGTCACcatgcatttaaaaaaaaaataatgaattcaaggggtctctctctctcttcgaCAATGGTCGGTCAAATGGCAACCACCAACCTCTTGGTTGGtcaaatttattaatgatTCAGCCAATGAGATTGTGCCAAATCATtggttgttatttttttttctataattaatatatctcgaaaataaaatgttaaataattataaaaattatatcaaaattcataatttttcattctctataaatagagaccacatttgctatacctttgaaaaacaaaatcttatcttttctcattctaTAATCCTTTCTTTgatataatttcttattttttggtCCTCTTTGTTGTTCATCATGGATGATGATGAGATATTCTCTGATTCTCAAAATTTCTACTCAACCCAAAATTTCAATCCTTCCCAAACTTTCAATCCTTCCCAAGATTATATCCCTAACTTTGATAATTTTCCAAATTCTAGCCAATTTGAAACTAATGTGAATGCTTCAAATGCTCCACATGGTTGGAATGAGCAAGAAGACAATGCGCTAATGTCTACTTGGTGTTTTATCAGCACAAATGCATGTGTTGGCACCAACCGAACTAGTGCGAATCTATGGGAAAATATTCTTGTTCAATATGaacaaataagaaaagaaaatccaaCAATGGGCGAACAAAGGAGTTTGGAGTCATTGAGACAGCGCTACAGACGACTCAACAAAAATGTCTCCAAGTGGATTGCTGCATACAAGCGTGCACACGAACGAGCTACAAGCGGCCAATCTAATGAGGACATTGAGAAAGCCGCTCAACAAATCTATGGTAAGGGTAAATTTACTCACCATAAGGTGTTTGAGAGCGTGATGCGACACTATCCCAAGTGGGAATTGAAGTTGAATAGCACCGGTTCATCGCGATACCAGCCAGATGACGACAGCCTTGAAGAAAGTCGTGGAAGCTCAAAAAGGTCGAGGACTAGTGAGGAGGGAGGACCTCAAATCAACTCCACACCTGGGAGTGTTTCTTCAACATTACAACGTCCTATTGGAAGAGATAAAGCTAAGGCTAAGGCTAAAAGAAAAGGCAAAGAAGTTGCAACACCATCATATACGGTTCCTAATGATTTCACTGCAGCACTGCGTGAAATGAGAGTCACACGTGAAAGGGAATGTGATATTCAAGAACGGAAGATCAAGGCAGCTAGTGATATTCAGGAACGGAACATCAAGGCAGCTATCCTTACTCCGCTGATGGCTAGGAGGGACTTAACTCCAGAAGAAGAAACGCTGAAACGCAATCTAATAGCAGAATTGTTTGGGAAGTGATCGTAGTTTATCTGTTTTCAATGTATGTTTCTTAGTATGTAACTTTCAACTTCTATTGCTTAGTATGTAATCTCCAATTTCCGTTGCTTAGTATGTAACTTTTATTTGGCGCTTGCTTAGTATGTAATCTCCAATTTCCGTTGTTTAGTATGTAACTTTTATTTGGCGCTTGCTTAGTATGTAATCTCCAATTTCGGTTGCTTATGTAATTTCCAGTTTATGTGATAAGCCCTTCAATCAAAGCATGAATAGATAAAATGTGCTCAcaagtggtggtggaatcCATTAGTAACCCATGTGATCACCAATAATGGAAGTATGCCCACATGATAAGTCATTTTCCACTCACAAGTGGTGGTGAAATCCATTACTCAACCCATGTGATCacgaaaatcaaagtatgattgCATGACAAGTCATTCTCCATCAcaagtggtggtggaatcCATTAGTAACCCATGTGATCACCAATAATGGAAGTATGCCCACATGATAAGTCATTTTTCACTCAcaagtggtggtggaatcCATTAGAAACTCATGTGATCACGAATAATGGAAGTATGCCTACATGACAAGACATTTTCCACTCACAAGTGGTGGTGAAATCCATTACTCAACCCATGTGATCacgaaaatcaaagtatgactACATGACAAGTCATTCTCCATCAcaagtggtggtggaatcCAATAGAAACCCATGTGATCacgaaaatcaaagtatgactACATTacaagtcatttttttttatcacaagTGGTGGTAGAATCCAAGGAAAACCCATGTGCTCACAAATGATAGTAGTGGAAGCCTATGCTCAACAAATAACTTCTATATATTTACCTATATGCTTCACGAAAATTACACACAAATCCTCTCACAATTATTGAGCCAACTCTCCCTAAAAAATGTCATCAAGTTCTAATTTTGAACCTTTCAATCTTCTCGAAGACAATGAATgggaagaaaaaattgttgaacaaaatcaacaactcGATCAACTAATCCAGGATGTAGCTATTTGGCCAACAACCCTATCTTCACAACCTACAACCCAAACGGTTAGAGCTAGAAGGAGATACATTGAAAGGAAACGCGAGGAGggtcatgatattattttcgaGCAATACTTTGCTGAAGATCCAATCTATCCTCCAGATTTTTTCCGAACAAGGTATCGCATGCGAAAACCTTTGTtcgaaaaaataatgaacaagCTCGTCGAGACCGACAACTGTTTTTTGCAAAAGCGTGATGCTACTGGTCGGCTTGGTATGTCTGCCATTCAGAAATGTACAGCAGCGATGAGGGTGTTGGCCTACGGGACGGCGGCCGACTTGCACGACGAATATTTGAGAATGAGCGCACAACTCATTCGCAAATCTCTCATCAAGTTCGTTGAAGGTGTAATTTCAAACTTTGGCGATGAGTACTTGCGAAAGCCCACCGAAGAAGACTTGGCAAGACTTCTGCATATTGGAGAACAACGTGGGTTTCCAGGCATGTTGGGTAGTattgactgcatgcattgggaATGGAAAAATTGTCCCACTTCATGGGCTGGACAATATGCGGGAAGAAGCGGGAGTCCGACAATCATCTTGGAAGCAGTAGCATCTCAAGAtctgtggatctggcatgcttTTTTTGGAACTCCAGGTTcgaaaaatgatattaatgtgCTTGAACAATCTCctgtttttgatgatattttcgAAGGTCGAGCACCGAAGGTCAATCAATATTATATAGTAAATGGCCACGAAAAAAATATGGGGTATTATCTTACTGATGGCATATATCCTCAATGGGCGGCATTTGTCAAATCTATTCCGGGTCCACAAACGATGAAGCACAAGTTGTTTGCTCGACATCAAGAGTCCGCGCGAAAAGATGTTGAGCGAGCTTTTGGTGTTTTGCAAGCTCGTTTTGCTTTTATCAAATGCCCATGTCTTATTTGGGATCGTGATATTATGGGGAAAATAATGATTGCTTGCATAATCTTGCATAATATGATAGTGGAAGATGAAAGAAGCACGTATTCAAACTATTGTGATCCAGCCGAATTTATTCAAGATCGACTTGGACGAAGTAGTCGTGAGAACGAAGGTGGAGATGCGAATAATGATTTCATATATTCTACGAATAGGATCGCGAGTCTAGCTTcttacatgaaaaataaagcCCAACTTCAAAACAGAGAAGCTCACAAAGCTCTGCTAAACGATTTGGTTGAGCATATATTTGGTTGGGTGGTCATTGATAAACCATGAAAATAGGTGTGGTTGGGTTGGATGAATATTAATGATGTAGAAGATGATGTGGAAGAGatagaaatgaattaaatattgaaaaagtggATGGTTGGGTTGGATTGGATGGTTGCTGATAAACATGGTCTTAGGGATCCcaagtataatttattataaattgaagTAGTAATAAATGGCATAGAATGTTTAACCGTTCTCAATGGAAGATTTTGTTTAATCTAAACCAAAAATGTGTAGAAGTTCAACCACTACCCATATTGTtagattttattgaattaaattttatttcagtggtcattattttccaattattaaagaaatatgTTATTAGCCATTAGAGATATATGAGACAAAATGAGTGTATAATTACTATTCGAATGGAAATTGCATtttccaaatatgaaaaaatgaatgcAGTTGAATCTCCaagttaaaatgaaaaaataaattgagagaaaatCGATCAAGGAAGATCAAAcacaacaaaagaaaaaaactatcgagaattacataaattagagTAATTGATTGTATACTGTACTACACTCCAATACATGTAACATTTAAGTCTGATTATAATTTCTAACAacttaattatcatatttaaaattttaaaatttcagattagttattaattactgaGATTGAGTCATTCAAAGTTTGggtatataataatatgttttaagaataaattacaaaatgacAATATTATTAGTGTGACATGATAAATTCAAGGGCATGGATATTTTTCGGATTTAAACAACTTTCTTATGTAAATTACCcgtaatttaaaaataaaataataataatagagtcaatTGAACTCTATGATCTTACGAAAAATATAgtcaattaatttcaataagaTTACACGGCTTCATATGTTATGCCTTGAttgaaaaatgtatatatagtagataaataaatttgttccAACAATCATGGCGACGCTATATATGCATTAATTGCTAGGTTTGGCCGAAAGTGCTTCTATTCCCTAAAATACTGCATAGTATTACTTCCAATAAGAAATGTATGTGgaataagaaatataaaaataaataaataaaaatatcttggcataaaaaattgtttccaatattatatgtgtatacaatttgttattttaaaagaaaatatcccTATAAATCTATAATCTAGCTTTAAAACCGTCCTATacattacatatataaaattttaatttcaaaaaggaaaatatccCTATAATTTAGCTCTCGGAACCACCTTCAACATTACATAAGCAGCCcttctcttctctttattATTCTTTGTTGGTGAAAACCGTTGCTCTCTTTGTATTTTGTCTGCCGGATATATTCtacaaacacacaaaaaaataatacacaCCGTTAAGAATATCTTCATTTCGGTAGAGAATTCGTGTGGTTGAGAAGCTCACTCTTCGCCTTCGACCCTTCCTCTTGCAAGAACTCGAGCAACTAGAACATCAGACGCCtatccatgaaaaataaagtagtgaGTGAGTGAATTTTTAGATAACAAATACCAATATTTATAGTTCCTACGAAATGGAGAGTTTCTATCCTTGTAAACCTATGTGAAATATGGTGAGTGAGTGAATTTCACTGCTCCAAATTGTCcaatttatagaaatttaGTGTATTTTGGCATTCTTCTCGGTCGGAATATGACTCTTtgaatactatattatttttataaattacttcctccgtctgcgaataagagtctcggttcacttttaccataaatggtaatatgtctcaccttccactaactcattccactcacatttcatttaaaattaatatataaaaatgacatttttgtaaaatatcatcaaaaataatgaaatttatctAATGTTTAGTTTCACAATGAAAGATCGtagacaaaaattaaaattatcatcttaaataggaaaattaaatgatagcAATTCGGCACATTGTATTCCAAGTAACCCACGCATCTCATAATAAACTTTGCATAAATTCTGGatattaaatgcattaatagTGTTTaattatcctaattaaattttaatctttactATTACTatcttaatttcttaattattgaTGGAGTCGTGTATTAGTGGAGAGTCATTTGAGGTTCAGTCTTTGTAACATTATTGTCACAATATTGATAGAGTCGTGTATTAATGGCATTAATAATTCTCAGCTACCTAAATTACCCTAAAAAAACATCTCTCATTTACCTAAATTGCCctcaaaactccccttttatatatgtatagattggTTTTGGTAcctaaaaatcacatttttggtacctgatgcaattttcttcctaaaatgctttttaaacaaatatattttccatttatgtcataaagggtattttggacatacataaaattagtaccaaaagtgatattataatatcttctctcattctcctaattctttatactattattattaatcaatattaatattcttattttaatattataaattaataattaatttatttttaatatcattcaaatatacttaaatataattatagtcataattatatttaattattattgttatacttaaatataattataatactgatagtaattaataaataattatagtataattatataaattatgaatcacataatattgtgtaataataacaattattattattattattattattattattttacattaaattagtaactaatcCATATAgccttaaaaaatatttaatattgtgaattgtattcctaatgatataaaaa is a window from the Salvia hispanica cultivar TCC Black 2014 chromosome 1, UniMelb_Shisp_WGS_1.0, whole genome shotgun sequence genome containing:
- the LOC125199121 gene encoding uncharacterized protein LOC125199121, with product MSSSSNFEPFNLLEDNEWEEKIVEQNQQLDQLIQDVAIWPTTLSSQPTTQTVRARRRYIERKREEGHDIIFEQYFAEDPIYPPDFFRTRYRMRKPLFEKIMNKLVETDNCFLQKRDATGRLGMSAIQKCTAAMRVLAYGTAADLHDEYLRMSAQLIRKSLIKFVEGVISNFGDEYLRKPTEEDLARLLHIGEQRGFPGMLGRGRSGSPTIILEAVASQDLWIWHAFFGTPGSKNDINVLEQSPVFDDIFEGRAPKVNQYYIVNGHEKNMGYYLTDGIYPQWAAFVKSIPGPQTMKHKLFARHQESARKDVERAFGVLQARFAFIKCPCLIWDRDIMGKIMIACIILHNMIVEDERSTYSNYCDPAEFIQDRLGRSSRENEGGDANNDFIYSTNRIASLASYMKNKAQLQNREAHKALLNDLVEHIFGWVVIDKP
- the LOC125199110 gene encoding glutathione S-transferase T2-like — translated: MDDDEIFSDSQNFYSTQNFNPSQTFNPSQDYIPNFDNFPNSSQFETNVNASNAPHGWNEQEDNALMSTWCFISTNACVGTNRTSANLWENILVQYEQIRKENPTMGEQRSLESLRQRYRRLNKNVSKWIAAYKRAHERATSGQSNEDIEKAAQQIYGKGKFTHHKVFESVMRHYPKWELKLNSTGSSRYQPDDDSLEESRGSSKRSRTSEEGGPQINSTPGSVSSTLQRPIGRDKAKAKAKRKGKEVATPSYTVPNDFTAALREMRVTRERECDIQERKIKAASDIQERNIKAAILTPLMARRDLTPEEETLKRNLIAELFGK